In Candidatus Hadarchaeales archaeon, the genomic stretch CTGCAGAACCCCGCTCCACCCTTCCAAAAGGGACCAAGTTGCGGAGGACTGAACCTCCCCAGCCCAGCCCTCCACCTCCTCCCATCCGGCCCCCGCTCCGGTCAGGAGGGACCAGGACTCCATCATGAACCAGGACGCCACGGTCTCCAGCGCTCCCGCGAGGGTATCCAGGGGCTGCCAGGATCCCAAGGCCTGAAGCGCCACGGTAAGGGTATCCAGGACCCACCAGCCGGCAGGCGAGTGCGCACTGTCCTCCCAGGTCTCAACCGCCACCCAGGAGGCTGGGGACGGGAAGACACACATCCAGGTCTCGAGCGCCACCCAGGAGGCGGGTGACTGGACCGTCCACCACCATCCCTCCAGAGCTGACCAGCCAGCGAGCGTGCTCACTCCTTCCTCCCATCCCTCCAGAGCTGACCAGAGGACGGAGGTCCGGAGTTCCGTAACCCAGGCCTCCATCAGCTCCCATCCCGCCACCGCCTCCAGAGTGGTGCTCCAGCCTTCGGTCGCCCTCCAGAGAGCCCGTGCCTCCACCGTGCCCGACCAGGAATCCGCAGCGCTCCAACCCGCCGGGGACTGGAGGGTGCAGACCCAGACTTCGGCGGGTGACCAGGAAGCCGGGCCCCCGACGACCGCCGCGAGGGATTCCAGGGACTCCCACCGCGCCGCGGTCCGCACCTCCTCCGCCCAGCCATCCAGGGCCTGCCATCCCGCGGAGGTCCTTGCTTCTCCTGACCACTCCTCCAGAGACCACCAACCCACCGGAACCAAGACCGAAGCCGATACCGAATCCAGGATCCGCCACTCGACCCGGGGAACCAGGGAGCAGGCCCACTCCTCCACTCCCCGCCACTCGGCCACGGAGCCCAAGCCCACACCCCATCCTTCCAGGGGCGACCAGACCGCTGGAGAACCTGCCAGGCCTGCCCAGGTCTCCACCACCCTCCACTCCGCTGTTGCTCCGATCGAAGAGACCCAGAGATCCACCTCCCGCCAGACAGGGGCGGAGGTTCCACCCACCAGCCAGGAGTCGAGCCACCGCCATTCCACGAGCGTGCCCATCTCCCCCGAGAACTCCTCCAGCACAAACCATCCCACCACCATCCCCACACCTTCCGTCCACTGCTCCAGCTCTCTCCACCAGGCCGAAGCCTGGAACTCGGACATCCGGGAATCAAGCGTTATCCAGCCCGAGGGGAGGGTGGAGGCTCCCACCTCCCAGCCCTCCAGCTCCCTCCACACCGCCACCACGTTGACCGTCCTGGTCTCCGAGACGTTCTCACCCGCGGCGTTCACGGCCCATACCCTCCAGTAGTAGGTCCCGTAGTCCTGGAAGACCGTGGAGTACCAGTTGTCGTCCGGGGGCGACCTCCAGACGTTCTCCACCGGGGAAGAGAAGTCGGAGTCGTTGTCTATCTCTATGCGGTGGTTATCAGCGGTGGAACCCCTGATCCAGGTGAAGGTGACCTCCAGGGGGACGTTCTCACCTTCCGCCGGGGAGAGGAGGGAGGGGGCCCCGGGCGGTCCCGTCACGACCGTGAAGGTCCTGACCACGGAGCAGTTCTCCCCGAAGGCGTTGAGGGCCCAGACCCTCCAGTAGTAGATGGCAGGAGTGTAGCCGGGCGAGGGCTTGGTCCAGCTCCTGGTGGTGGCGGGGAAGACCAGGTTGTCCAGGGGAGAGGAGAAGTCTTCGTCGTTGTCCACCTCGAGCCTGAAGTTCTCCAGCGGGCTGGTGTTGTCCCACTGGAAGGTGGGGGTGGGAGTGGTGAAGGCGTTGTTCTCCGGGAGGAGGAGGGCGGGCGAGGAGGGCATGCACCCCAGCTTCTCTTCCCATCCCTCCACCACCCTCCACCCGGCGGTGGAGCCTAGCACAGCCAGCTTGTCTTCTAGGGAGTACCAGCCAGAGGGGGCCCAAAGGATCGCTTCCCAAACTTCCTGGACCCGCCAGAGAACCTGGGCCTGTGCGGTTTCAGTCCAGGCTTCAACCTCCCTCCAGAGGACCAGAACCTGTACAGTCGCCCAGTAGCTGTCGATTTCCCGCCAGCTTGCCGAGGTCCCGAGAAGGGTGGTGAAGGTCTCGACCACCCACCACCAGGCCGTGGCCACGATTTGCTCGGTCCAAGAGTCGAGCGGACACCATTCGACCTGGACCCGAACCGCCCAGGTCCAGGAGTCCACCCACGACCACTGAACGGAAACCGTGACCTCAACCGTGAAAACATCGAGGGCAAGCCACTGGGCTGGCCCTCCTATTTCCCCTGCAAGGGAATCAAGGAACAGCCAGAGGGCCTGAGTCTCGAGCATTCCCATCCAAGTCTCGAGGTACTGCCAGCCCGCCTGTGCCTGCACACTTCCCGCCCAAGTCTCAATCAACCGCCAAGAAGCGGGGGTCTGGAGGGTATCCGCCCAATCCTCGAGGATCCACCATGAGGCGCGTGCGAGGACCACACAGGTCCAAGATTCCAATTCCATCCATTCAGCCTGTGTTTGAACCGCTCCCATCCAGGAATCCAGCCTAGTCCAAGCCACGGGCGGAGAAACCTCTACCGTCCAGGCCTCAAGCTTCTGCCAGGAGGCCTGTGTAGAGACCGCACACATCCAGGAATCCGTGGGCTGCCAGGAGGCCTGCGCCCGAGCACTCACCGTCCAACTTTCGACGGTCCTCCAGAGTGCTACAGTTCCCGCGCCCCCAGTGCAAGTGTCCAACTCCTCCCAAGCCCCCGCGGTCCAAGCACTTCCATCCCAGCTCTCAACCGCCCTCCACCCGGCCGTGGTAAGGGCCTCTCCCGTCCAAGTATCCACCGCCGACCAAACGGCCGTGGTCTGGAGTTCCCCCATCCAGCCTTCCAACTCACGCCAGACACTAACCACGGTGAAGTACCAGACATTCTCCGAGACGTTCTCCCCTGCGGAGTTCACGGCCCAGACCCTCCAGTAGTAGGTCCCGGGTGCGTATCCTCCAGCCTTCACCCAGCTGTTCTCCCCCACCACCCAAACGTTGTCCACGCAGCCGTTGGTCCAGTCCTCGTCGTTGTCCACCTCGATCCTGTGGTTCTCGGCGTTCGCCCCGTTCTCCCACTCGAAGGTCACATCTTCGTAGGCGGGAAAGATCGAGTTGTTCTCGGGCCTGCATAGCCTGGGACTCCCCGGAAGAAGCTGGGTCTGGATGCTCTCCGTCCAACTCTCCAGGAACAGCCAAACCGCCACAGTCTGGACGGCCTCACTCCAGCCTTCCACGATCTGCCAAGAACCGGCGGCGCGAACCACGATGGTCCAGCTCTCAGCCATTACCCACAGAGTGGTCGGCTGGATGTTCTCCACCCAGCCCTCGAGGATTTGCCAGGAAGCTGTGGTTCCTACCCCTCCAGCACAGGAGTCCAACTCTCTCCAGCTCACGAAGGTCAGGATCTCGCCTGTAAACGTTTCAAGGGACCTCCAGGCACCCAGGGACTGCACCGTGCTTGTCCAAGCTTCCAGGTGCTGCCAGCTCACCGGGGAACCAACGCTGTCAACCCAGCCCTCGACCATGTACCACGCAACTGCGATTTGGAGGCTTCCTGCCCAAGTGTCAAGAACCTGCCAGAAAGCTCCTGTCAGGATTCCCTGCATCCAGGCATCGAGAGGCTGCCAGGCGACCCTCCCTTCCACCGTCCAAGTCCAAACTTCAAGTGGCTGCCAGCTCACCCCACCCTCCGTGACCACGCTCCACGCGTCGACTGGCTGCCAAGAGGCCCGGGTCTGGAGCTCCGTCGTCCAGGCATCGAGAGTTTGCCAGGAGATTGCGGTCCAAACCACTCCGGACCAGCTTTCCAGGGCCCGCCAGCCTGCCTGAGCCAGCAGCTCCACCGACCAGTTTTCCAGTGCCCGCCAGTGGGCTGGAGCCGAAACCTTCCCCGTCCACTCCTCCACAGGAAGCCAGGAAGAAGGCGCTCCAACGGTGGAGGCCCAGCTCTCCTGCATCTGCCATGCCGCCGTGGTTCCCAGAACCTCGGTCCACTGCTCGAGACTCGCCCAGCTCCCTCTACCCTCCACCCTCACAGCCCATTCCTCGATCGACCGCCATGAGGCTTGGAAGTGGAGCGCGCTTTCCCAGACCTCGAGGGTCCACCAGCTTACTGACACGGACATGGCACCCATCCACTCGTCCGCCGTCCACCAGTTCACAGGCGCACGCAGGGTCTCGGACCAAACCTCCATCGTCTGCCAACCGACCTGTACCACACCTGCGCCTGTCCACGTCTCGAGCGACCTCCAGCTGGCCCCTCCCTCCAAGACCTCCGTCCAGGTCTCAAGCTCCGCCCAGGAAATTTTGGTTGGAAGGACGCAGGACCATGAGTCAAGGAAGGACCAACCCACTACTGGGGAAGAAACCCCCCCGAGCCAGGATTCCAGCCAGAACCAGTCAGAGGGGGAGGTGGAGAGGTTCTCCGTCCAGGAGTCCAGGACTCTCCAGGTACAGATCCTGAGGACCCTCGAAGGGGAGGAATTCTCGTTCCCCGCGTAGTCGACGGCGCCCACCCTCCAGGTGTGCTCCCCGAGCGAGAAGGTGTGGGAATAGGAGGTGACGGTGTTGTCCACCTCCCCCACGAGCCCTTCGTCCACGTAGATTCGATAGTTGTCCACGCCCGTCAGAGCATCCGTCGAAGGGTTCCATTTGAGCTCCACCTGAGCCTCGGAGAGGTCCAGGTAAGTGTTGTTCTCCGGGGACACGAGAGGGGGGGCGGTGGGTGGATGGGTATCCACCGTGAACTTCCAGACGTTGTCCGACCAGTTCTCATAGCCTGCGCCCGTGGCCGCAACCTTCCAGTAGTAGACGTTGTCAGGGAGCTGGTTCTCTATCTCCAGAGAGGTCAGGGCCGGTGGGATGTTCGAGTTATCGTAGATGTTCTCCGAAAAATTGGAATAGGGGCTGATCACCAGCCTGTAACCGGTGTGGTTGTCGGATGCCGTCCAGGCAAAGGTTGGGGTGTTGTCGTTGAGGTTTTCGTTGTTTTTTGGAGAAACCAGCTGGGGGCGCCCTGGACCGTAGACCACCACCCTGCAGAAGTCCACCATGAGGCTCGTCTGGATGGAGTCGTTGTCCCTCTGGATGTATCTCGCATAGACGTTCCCGCCGGAGAGGTAGCTGGTTCCAGTAAGGTTGTAGCTGAAGAAAAGGGGGCTCCCGGCACTCCCCCCCACCTGCAGGTTCCCCAGGTTGTCCCACTGGCCCGTCGAGAAGTTGTAGAGGTAAAGCGAGATGGGTTCAGAGTCCCCCGCCGTGTAGTACTTTATTTCTAGGATGTGGCCCGTGCCGCTGGGTATGCCCGTTATGTCGTGCCGGACATCCACACGATAGGCCTTGGGGATTTCCCTCCACTCCGCGAAGAGCCTGTGGACGTGGGCCGTGCTTCCGGCTCCCTCCTGATAGAGAACTATTCCCTCCCCTGGCAGGAGGAGGAGCGGTCCCGTGATCTCGAACGTGAGCAGCCGAACGCCCGTTATCTGTGGGGTCAGAGCAGCGCCTGTGGCTCCCGGGGAGGTGACCGAAACCAGCCTGCTCGTCGCTTCGCCCACAGGAGTGACCGTGGCATTACCATACCTGGCCACCAGAGCGGGAGCGGGTGCATCCGTGTGTTTCCTTGGAACGTAGTCGGGGGGAATAGAGGTCGCACCCGTGGCTGACGATATCCTCTGCACCGTTATCGGAACATAAGTGGCTGTGGTAGTGGCAACCACCATCACCATCATCTTCTTGATTACCGCAACATTGTTGGAATCCGCTGGATTGAAGAAGGAGGCGAAGTTGTCACCTGCGGTGGCGGTACCAGTCACCGGGCCTATGGAGAGCACGTAGTCCCTCTCGGCGGAGGGAGCGGTGGTCGTTTCCCCCCACTCCACCAGGAGTATCACCCTATGGTTTGCGTTTCCCGTCCCGGACTCCTGGTAGAAGGCTATTCCTTCCCCGGGTTTCAGGACGAGGGGCTCATTGGGCACGAACACGAGGCTCTGCCACCCGTGCTGCTGTCCCACCGCCCCCTCCGACGTTATTCCCAGAATCCGGCTTTCCGTGGCGCCCGCAAAAGTGACCGTAGGGCCTGTGCGTCTGATGTCCATCGCGGTGTCCGGGGATCCCGTGTGCTTCTTGGGGACGTTCGCGGCGGCTATCTGAGTCCCACCGCTGGCTGCCGTGATTCTCCTAACACTCATCGGGATGTAGGTCGCTGCCCCTGCCGCCGAGACCCTCGCCTCAATCCTCTTGACAATCGCGTACTTCCCAGACCCAGCGGGATTGAGGATTGAAGCGTAGATATAGGGCATGGTGGTTGAGCCATTTATGGGCCCTATCGAAAGGAGGTATTCTCCTTTCGGGGAGGGTGCGGTGGACACCTCGGCCCACTCTATGTATGCCGAGAAGTGGTGGTCGATATCTCCCGCCGCTTCGGAGTAGAACGCTATCCCCTCTCCTGGCTGAAGAATCAGCTTTTCATCGTCCCCACCAAATACTATCTCCCTGTTGACGTACTGTCCTGCCGCACCAGGGGTAACCACGCTCAACAGCCTGGAGTCGGCCGTGCCGCTCCAGGTGAAGCCTGGGACGGTTCCGAGGGTATGCCTGATGTCCATGGCGGTGTCCGGGGATCCCGTGTGCTTCTTGGGGACGTTCGCGGCGGCTATGGCGGTCCCCGCCGTGGGGGCGCCCGTGAACCTGCGCACCGTGAAGGGGATGTACAGTGCTGCGGCGTCGGCGATAATCCTCACCCCAATCCTCTTCACAACTGCGGTTCTGCCAGAGCCGGATGGATTGTAGAACGAGTAATAGACATAGTTGGCTCCCGGCGCGGTGGTCAGCTCAACCCTGGGAAAGGCCAGCAGGTACTCTCCCTGGGAAGAGGGAGTGGAAGTTTTCTCGTCCCACTCAACGGTCGCCAGGATGAGGTGGTTGGAATCGCTCGCGGCCTCGTTGTACAACGCAACGCCCTCGCCGGGTTGCAGGATTATGGGTTCGTTCGGCTCAAAGATGAGTTCCTTCTTGGCATACTGGTGGTCTGCGGCCCCTGGCGAAATCACGAGCATCAGCCTGGAGTCGGCCGTGCCGCTCCAGGTGAAACCGGGGGCGGTCCCCAGGTTGTACCTGAGGTCCATCGCGGTGTCCGTGGACCCCGTGTGCTTCTTGGGGACGTTCGCGGCGGCTATGGCGGTCCCCGCCGTGGGGGCGCCCGTGAACCTCCTGAGGGCAAAGTTTGAGGTGTATACTGCGGCACCATCGCAGTCTATGCTTATCCTGACCCTCCTGATGATGGCGGTCCTGCCCGAAGTCGAAGGATTGTAGAAGGAGTAGTGAACGTAGCCGGCGGCCCAGTTTGTCCCACTCCTCCTCGGGAAGGTCAGGATGTAGCCACCCAGAGGTGTCGGCGCGGTGGGAACCTCCTTCCATTCGACCAGGAGGTAGATCCTGTGGTTGGTATTACCCGCCGCCTCCTGGTACAGGGCTATTCCCTCGCCTTCCCGCAGAACCAGGTTTTCCTGTTGAAACACCACTTCCTGGTGACCCTGATGGGTTCCGGCGGTAGCAGGCGAGACCACCGACATCAGCCTCGAGTCGGCCGTTCCGGCCCAAGTCACGCTGATGCCGGGACCGTACCGTATACTCATCGCCGTGTCGGGTGCTCTGGAATCCTTCTTGGGAACGCTCGAGGCCTGGATGACCGTACCTCCGCCGGTAACGTTTGTGATTCTCCTCAGGGTAAAATCCACCCTGCTGGCGGTCCCCACGGCGTTGACCATTATCACGATCCTCCCGATCACCGCGGTTCTGCCGGAGCCAACGGGGTTGAAGAAGGAGGCGAACACATCATTCGCCGTGGCGGTTCCTGACACCGGACCGATAGTGAGCAGGTAGGAGTTCTCCACCCCAGGTGTTCCGCTATCGCTCTCGTAGAGGTTTTCATAGACGCCATCATCGCTCTGGGCCCCTGAAAGCCCGCTCGTCCCACCCTCATAAATCGTCTCTCCCTTCACGTAGACGATAGCGTAGACGGAGAAGCCCGAACTCCTGGCCCTGAAATGTAATGAGGCTCCATCCTCACCCTCCTTCCAAGTGGAAAGCTCCTCCCATCCCCTCTCGCCGTAGTGCCAGAGCGCCAGCCTGCCAGACCCTCTTCCCTCCAGCCAGCTCTTCGGGACGGAGAACCCTATCCAAGCCTCTTCAAGGAGTTCTCTCTGCAGGGAAGTGGAGAGATCGAGGTATGAGTAGACTTGAACCTTCCCCACGTAGACCGCCTCTTCTCCCGAGCCCACAAGGTTGGCGGGGGGCACACCCTGCGGGAGGGAATCGAGGGCTTCCGCCGTTACCTCGAAATCCCTCGCCTGTCCCCTCATCAAGAGCTCGATATACCTGACGGGGAGGTTTTCGAACCTCGCCAGCGCTCTTCTGTTCGCCCGGCCAAAGTTGGCCCTGGCCCTCCCTGAAACCCAACGGGCCCACCTCTCCCAGTTCTCCGTCCCAGCCTCCCATTCCTCCAGGGTAACCCAGCCCGAAGGGAGGTTCTCCCGTTGGAAATCCTCCCCCACGCTCCAAGAGTCTAGAGGGTAGAAGGACCCGCCTGCCTGGTGGAGATTCTCCCCCACACTCCAAGAGTCAAGAAGAGAGAAAGACTCGCCCACCCCCCCACCGTCCTCTCCTAACTCCTCCCATCCCTGGGGAGGCTTGGCCCTGAGCCCGATTCCCCAAGCCTTCGGACCGGTCTCCCCGCTCAACCCGGGGTCCTCGCTCGCCAGGAACACCCTGACCTGCAGGTACCTGAAGGGCGGGAGGAAGGAAAGATCGGCGGGGGGTGAGGTGAAGAGGGTGCCGGAAGTACCGTCGGGACCCATCCACTCGCTCCAGCCCTCCCCGTCGGTGCTCACCCTCACCTGCACGCCCACCCAAGAGTGAAGGACCTGTGGCTCCAAGCCCGCAACATCTTCCCTTGACGGTTGGTGACCTCCCGTATCCTCCCCAAGCAGGTTTTCTGGAGCCCCTTCCAGCTCCGGCTCCACCCACCCCTCACCCGTCTGAACTACCAGGGAAGGCTCTTCCCTCTCCCACCACAGCTCCCATCCACCTTCCCCGAGCTCGATGATCTCAGAGACGAAGGAACCCCGTGTGTAACCCGGAAGGAGCCTGATGATCCCTCCCGCGTTCTCCGTGTTCTCGAACAGCGGGTAGGATGGAGGGGCCTCCTCCTGGGCCCCCACCGGAACGGGGGGAACCTGCGAGGAGAGGAGGAGGAGAGAAAGGAGGAGGGAAAAGGCCCTCCTGAGCCCGAGGGAAAGGCAGGTGAGGCGAGAGGGACCTTTCTTCACCCTCTCACTCCTCCCGGCGGTCCCTCAGGTGGGGGAAGGCCAGCAGGAAGAGGAGCAGGGCCAGTCCCCCTTCCCATTCGCTCACGAGGGAGAACTCAGGGGGAGAAGGACCGGAGAAACGGCAGCTCTTGGCCGGTCTTCCCCTTTTTCCCCTCCTTTCCTCCCTCACCTCCACCCATCCGAGGACTAAAAGGCGCTTCACCAACCTAGAAACCTTCCAAGAGGGAAGTCCCAGCTTCGAAGAAAGTTCAGAAAGAGATACCCAGCCCTCCTCCTCCCCAATCCCGCTTCCTTCTCCCAAGGTGCGCACCTTTCGGGATTTTTCTGCACCTTTTCCTCGAGAAATCGCTAAAAGAAGGAAGAAGGGGGCAATCTTTTCGTCTTTTTACGAAAGGTTAAAGAGGACGGATCCCTTTATCTTAGACTTAAGCCTTTTCGCTTTTTTGCGAAACCTTTTTATAAAGGATCCCCCAGAGGAAGAGAAATTCTCCCAGTCCTTCCCCCCTTACGCTCTTTTGCGAAACCCTTTTTCCTTCCCTTTTCTTTTCTTGAAGATTGAGGAAGGCGGAGTGGGTTCTTAGAGAAATCCTCTACAGGGTCTACGAGGAGAACGAGTTCTTCATGAGCCAAAAGAGCCTGGCCGAGACCTGTGGGGTCTCACTGGATACCGTGAACAAGGTAGTGGGAAGGCTGGAGGCTTTCAGGAGCCTGGAAAAGAAGCCCTTCGGATTCAGGGTGGTAGAACCCAAGAAGATCCTCCTCTACTGGGCCGCGACCAGGGACCTGAGGAGGGAAATTCTTTATTCCACCTACTCCCCCCACTCCCCCGCAGAAATAGAGGAAGCCCTGCCAGAAAACTCCCTCCTCACGGCCTTTTCTGGGTGCAAGAGGAGGTTGGGATGCGCTGAGGACTATGAGGAGGTTTACGTGTACTGCCACCCCGAGCCCGTCAGAAAAAAGTTTGGGGAGAGAACCCATCTTCCCCCCAACCTCTTCGTGCTGCGGGGAGACCCGCACCTCTACAGGAGGAGCAGGGAAGGTGTTCCCTCCTTGGCCCAGATCTATGTGGACCTCTGGCAAATCGGGGGAACCCATGCCAACCGGCATTTGATGAAACTGGAGAGGAAGATGGAACTCAGACCGGTGGAGGTCCTGAAGGAGCTGGCGAGGACGGCTAAGGAAGGGAATAGGGAAAGGGAAACTCCGGAAGTATCCGAAAGATGAATTGGGACTAGGGGGAGATGGTTACACGGTAACTGAAGGTCGAGGGTTTGTGCCTTATCCTTATGTAATCACCCACTTTCAGGACCCCCGCCCTCACATACACACTCACATCAAGCGTGAGGGAAACTCCTGTGTTCAAGCGACCTGTTCCAAGAACATAGGGACCCACCGGACCGCTCGCGTTCTCGGCCCTCCATTCCCAGTCTCCCTCTTCGATAGCATTCTCCGCTGATTGAACGGTGAGAAGGACCTTATTCTCTGGGGTGAGTCTGGCGGTGAAGGACATGTGGGGGAAATAGACCCCACGAACGGTAGCAGTCATGTTCATTCCCCCTCCCGGCAGAGGAGTGGTGAAGGATTTTATTTCCCCTACAACCTCCTTTCCATCGTACCTCAGGAGGGCCTGGAACTCGTATGTCTTTCCCGGGGAGAGATTGTTTAGACGGTATCCGCAGCTTAGGCCTGTGAAGTTACGGTTCCACGGAACATAGTTCCAAGCTCCTCCCACTTCCCTCCATCTGAAACACACATCGACCATTTGATAGTCACCATGATAGATGGTAGCCGTAAGAAGGGCCGAGGTTCCCGTTACTTCAGCTGCCAATCCCGTCCAAATGGAAGGAGGAACGAGGTTCTCTTCCCCTTCCTTCTTTTCCTCCCTAGAATGGATCCAATAAACACTGCCCAAGACAACCAAACCCAAGAAGATTAATATCATCCATTTAGTGCCTTTCTCAGGAGCTTGGGATTGAGGAACCGAAGCCACTGTTAATTTTCCTTTTCCCTCTTTAAAAACTTTTGAATCCTCCTTTTTCTTACATCATAATAATAGTAGTAGCAAGAAAGGAAACTCTTATAAAGGACGATGGGAAAACTCG encodes the following:
- a CDS encoding replication/maintenance protein RepL, encoding MRKAEWVLREILYRVYEENEFFMSQKSLAETCGVSLDTVNKVVGRLEAFRSLEKKPFGFRVVEPKKILLYWAATRDLRREILYSTYSPHSPAEIEEALPENSLLTAFSGCKRRLGCAEDYEEVYVYCHPEPVRKKFGERTHLPPNLFVLRGDPHLYRRSREGVPSLAQIYVDLWQIGGTHANRHLMKLERKMELRPVEVLKELARTAKEGNRERETPEVSER